In the genome of Streptomyces sp. SAI-127, the window CGCTGGCCACGAGCCGGCCGATCCTGGAACGCCTCGGATTCGAGCCGCTGACGATCACGCAGCCGCACGTGTACCAGCCGTAGCGCCTGGTGGCCGGGACAGCTGCGGGGCCCGGCGGCCGCGATGTCACATCCGGGCCCGCCCGATCCGTCGCACCGGTATGACGACGAACCAGAACCAGAGCATCCTCCTCGCCGGCGCGACCGGCGTCCTCGGCCGGCACATCGCCAAGGCCCTGACCGACGCGGGCCACAAGGTCACCGGACTCGGCCGGAGCGAGGGCAACGGCGTCCGGGCCGACCTCATGGACCGCGACGCCCTGCTGCGGGCCGTGGACGGACAGCACTTCGACACGGTCGTCCACGCGGCGACCGCCCTGCGCAAGCCACCCATGCGCCACCGTGACATGTACGCCACCGACGCGCTGCGCATCGAGGGCACCGCCCACCTGATCGAGGCCGCGCAGTCCACCGGTGCCCGCCGCTTCATCACGGAGTCGATGGTCTTCGGATACGGCTACGGCGACTTCGGCGACCATCTGATCACCGAGGACGACGAGTTCGGGCCGCGCGGCACCGACCCCGAGCTGGAACGGCACCTCGCCGGGATGCGCACGAAGGAGCGACTCACCTTCGAGGCGGCCGGGCTGGAGGGCATCGCACTGCGCTTCGGCCTCTTCTACGGCCCCGGCGGCACCGACAACATCCTGACCCTGCTGCGCAAGCGGCAACTGCCCGCCCCCGCCGACCACGGCCGGGTCCTGCCGTGGGTCGAACTCACCGACGCGGGCCGCGCGGTGGCCGCGGCGGTCGCACACGGGCGCCCGGGGCAGGCGTACAACGTCGCGGACCGTACGCCGCTCGGCTTCCGCGCCCATCTGCTGTGCGTGGCCGAGGAGTTCGGACTGCCGAGGCCGATGACCGTACCGCTGTGGCTCACGAGGCCGATGAGCTACGCGCACACGATGTTCTCGGCGAACCTGAGGGTGTCGGCGGAGAAAGCCGAGCGGGAACTGGGCTGGACGCCCGCTTACCCCGCAAGCCGCGACGGTCTGGCCGCACTGCGGGCCGCGACGACCCGGTGATCACAGGTCGAGCTGGTACTCCACGGACTTGTGCGTCGGCAGATAACCGAGTGAGTCGTTGACGGCGAGCATCGGCTTGTTGCTCTCGGCGGTGTCGGTGCACAACCCGGACAGTCTCGGGTGCCGTTCGAGGGCGTGGCGGACGGCCGCGGCCTTCATCCAGCGGGCGAGGCCCTTCCCGCGGTGCTCGGGCAGTACGGCGGTGCCGTAGTGCTGGCCGTCCCCCGACCCGTCGCCGGGCACGACCAGTTCGGAGAAGCCGACCACGCTGCCGTCCGTCGCGTCCACGGCGGCGACGGTGTGCAGCAGCTCGCCGCGTCGCGCGACCGCCTCCGCGGCCGCGACCACGCGCTCCACGTCCCAGACGACCCTGCCGAAGTCGGTGCCCTCCATCGGCATGTCGTCCATCGC includes:
- a CDS encoding NAD(P)-dependent oxidoreductase; the encoded protein is MTTNQNQSILLAGATGVLGRHIAKALTDAGHKVTGLGRSEGNGVRADLMDRDALLRAVDGQHFDTVVHAATALRKPPMRHRDMYATDALRIEGTAHLIEAAQSTGARRFITESMVFGYGYGDFGDHLITEDDEFGPRGTDPELERHLAGMRTKERLTFEAAGLEGIALRFGLFYGPGGTDNILTLLRKRQLPAPADHGRVLPWVELTDAGRAVAAAVAHGRPGQAYNVADRTPLGFRAHLLCVAEEFGLPRPMTVPLWLTRPMSYAHTMFSANLRVSAEKAERELGWTPAYPASRDGLAALRAATTR